CTTCGCCAAGGGAGAGCCGGTCTATGACGTGACCTTCGAGAACGTGCAGGCCGGCCTGCGCACGGATTTCCTCTTCCGCCTCGCCAATCAGAAGGGCGGGCTGGTGGTCGGCACCGGCGACCTGTCGGAACTGGCGCTCGGCTGGTGCACGTTCGGCGTCGGCGATCACATGTCGCACTACAATGTCAACGGCTCGGTGTCGAAGACGCTTATCCAGCATCTGATCCGCTTCGTCGCGCGCTCGGGCGACGTGAGCGCGGAGACGGCGCGGATTCTCGATGCCATCCTTGCAACGGAAATCTCACCCGAGCTGGTTCCGGCAGACGCAACCGGCACAATCCAGTCCACGCAGTCGATTGTCGGTCCCTATGCGTTGCAGGATTTCAACCTGTTCTATCTCAGCCGCTACGGTTTCCGTCCGTCCAAGATCGCCTTCCTGTCGCATCATGCGTGGCATGATGTGGAAAGCGGTGTCTGGCCGGTCGATCTGCCGGCAGCCGACCGCCGCGCCTATTCGCTCGCTGAAATACGGGGCTGGCTGGAAGTGTTCCTGAAACGCTTCTTCACCAACCAGTTCAAGCGCTCGACACTGCCGAACGGCCCGAAGATCACCTCCGGCGGCTCGCTCTCGCCGCGCGGCGACTGGCGTGCGCCGTCCGACAGTTCTCCGAAAGTGTGGCTTGAGGAGCTGCGCCGGAACGTTCCCAAGGGCTGAGGCCGCGAAACCCCTGACGATCGGGCGCATTGACGAATGCGCCGCATTGCGCGATGGCTCAACTTAACGAGCAATCGCAGCCAAGGATAGACGCTGATGTCCGCGCGTATCTACAGCCCCGCAAAAACCGCCATGCAGTCCGGCAAGGCCAAGACCGGCCATTGGGTGTTGGAGTTCGATCCCGAGCAGCGCCGCAAGATCGATCCCCTGATGGGCTACACGACGTCCGGCGACATGAAGAGCCAGATCCGCCTCACTTTCGATACCCGGGAGGAAGCGATCGCCTATGCCACGCGCGAGGGCATAGCGTTCCGCGTGCAGGAGCCGAAGGAGGGCAAGCGCCGTCAGATTTCCTATTCCGACAATTTCCGGTATGACCGGAAAACGCCCTGGACGCACTGACCCGTCCCGGGTCCGACGGTCCCGTAGCTCAGCTGGATAGAGCAACAGCCTTCTAAGCTGTGGGTCGCAGGTTCGAGCCCTGCCGGGATCGCCATTTTACCCGAAACCGGATTATTGGTCGCGCACCGAGCTGATGAGTTCGTGGACGAAGCGCAGCTTGACGATGACAGGTTCGGACAGCACGAACGGATAGAAATCCCGCTGGCCCATGCTGCGGTTGATGCTGTTCATCGCCACCGTGACCGGCACCAGCGCCTCGACAAGTTGATCCATGGTCGCCGCGCGAT
The window above is part of the Rhizobiaceae bacterium genome. Proteins encoded here:
- a CDS encoding ETC complex I subunit, whose protein sequence is MSARIYSPAKTAMQSGKAKTGHWVLEFDPEQRRKIDPLMGYTTSGDMKSQIRLTFDTREEAIAYATREGIAFRVQEPKEGKRRQISYSDNFRYDRKTPWTH